In the genome of Vicia villosa cultivar HV-30 ecotype Madison, WI linkage group LG7, Vvil1.0, whole genome shotgun sequence, one region contains:
- the LOC131616103 gene encoding uncharacterized protein LOC131616103, with protein MLTPSFSLTKTFITHPNSFSFLSLSSKRVIVHAQKPKPNPNNNGSLRLKGNNKKNVWSIDNDLAKVGSSQKEKKGKGKKKMVKKNKGGSVVVTEAMLMEVETVLQTQEPVIKPAWNTFASSLNGIWKGVGAVFSPITAEMEPMDISVKNENLYDCYILSRIEEVPSLSDERTSQIKRKVNWVTLNPYGEMPQHVEGSNVAKNGSGEKITNRVLPTFESFDFKRSDVMEEDVMGCEPGLVYFEDGSYSRGPVDISAGKDDDSKYYVSPTFKFEQCLVKGCHRRIRIVHTIEFVNGGSEIQIMRVAVYEEEWVSPICVDDLSDDMDFDLKPFSQRKRTKPSELTGSWKVFEISATPVYAEETKIEEGDNAAPYVYLCTETLKKRSSRDSTNYFGEEERLDMQDMTVLWLPGGVTCYVDINKDGILCIGVGWYSDEGINLVMERDYGLDGKLKDVRWKSEVKRRWSNPPNV; from the exons ATGCTAACCCCATCTTTTTCTCTCACCAAAACCTTCATCACACATCCCAATTccttttcctttctttctctctcttccaaaAGGGTCATAGTCCATGCCCAGAAACCCAAACCCAATCCCAACAACAATGGAAGTTTGAGGTTGAAGGGAAACAACAAGAAGAATGTGTGGAGTATTGATAATGACCTTGCTAAGGTGGGTTCTTCTCAGAAAGAGAAGAAGGGGAAAGGGAAGAAGAAGATGGTTAAGAAGAATAAGGGTGGGAGTGTTGTTGTTACGGAGGCTATGTTGATGGAGGTTGAAACTGTTCTTCAGACTCAG GAACCAGTAATAAAACCAGCGTGGAACACGTTTGCTAGCAGTCTCAATGGAATTTGGAAAGGTGTAGGTGCTGTATTTTCCCCCATCACAGCTGAAATGGAGCCAATGGACATAAGTGTCAAGAATGAAAACCTCTACGACTGTTATATTCTTTCCCGTATAGAGGAAGTGCCATCGCTCTCGGATGAACGTACATCTCAAATCAAAAGAAAGGTTAATTGGGTGACTTTGAATCCTTATGGTGAAATGCCACAACATGTTGAAGGCAGCAACGTAGCTAAGAATGGTTCTGGTGAAAAAATAACCAATCGTGTTTTGCCTACATTTGAATCCTTTGACTTTAAAAGAAGTGATGTGATGGAAGAAGACGTCATGGGTTGCGAACCAGGGCTCGTTTACTTTGAA GATGGTTCTTATTCTAGGGGTCCTGTGGATATTTCAGCGGGTAAAGACGATGATTCAAAATACTATGTCTCACCAACTTTCAAGTTTGAACAA TGCTTAGTTAAAGGCTGCCACAGAAGGATCCGCATTGTCCATACTATAGAATTCGTAAATGGTGGTTCAGAAATACAAATAATGAGAGTTGCTGTGTATGAAGAAGAATGGGTTAGTCCTATCTGTGTTGATGACCTGAG CGACGATATGGACTTTGATCTAAAGCCATTTTCACAAAGAAAAAGAACCAAGCCATCAGAGTTGACAGGGTCATGGAAAGTCTTTGAAATCAGCGCGACTCCGGTGTATGCCGAGGAGACAAAGATAGAAGAAGGCGACAACGCTGCTCCATATGTCTACCTTTGTACAGAAACTCTGAAGAAAAGAAGCTCGCGTGATAGTACGAATTACTTCGGCGAGGAGGAGAGACTTGACATGCAAGATATGACAGTGCTATGGCTTCCTGGAGGAGTGACATGCTATGTTGATATCAATAAGGATGGTATTCTTTGTATTGGAGTTGGATGGTACTCTGATGAAGGAATCAATCTTGTGATGGAAAGAGATTATGGTTTGGATGGAAAACTTAAAGATGTTAGATGGAAATCAGAGGTGAAGAGAAGGTGGTCTAATCCACCTAATGTATAA
- the LOC131616101 gene encoding uncharacterized protein LOC131616101, with protein sequence MATPESNLDPNPFLQEQSWHLLSILLQIGHPVDAEYLSSRCGFFNASADFVRYVASLPDSPLAVNSNGLLTPSVKAVFAIARFFSFQVPNSAPSFSRKRKSVLSLTEGGREPKRFAIGDKVPEIFVKSFVDTSAEAMRRSFCTMKFESRVMHDGNYMIPICIDTVGECSGWSEPNFEYKEADNDTTTNTAQGVISDSLINSSECFFVSDSGLKKLEDLDRLPEHNAAAILALPASVQDQSLCNEGIIVGTESGKKVDCFDTFGNEYPEVNITHYVDDVDVCRYNTGKDPQSDSIEKNKEYEKGLKEEVIYYDKDRGKEDVAQSFKPVCGEEPTKVLEFKKGTHVKDLDKNKRVRNMVTRSTNKAAHTSANPKSVPKTSRISKGGLKYDPRSMTQILADSLACNKLEDAPKVIDQREDDQNIVAKNKLKQNRKENLAEDNSMASKVEKKTFPSFETFKIEEEEGSGGYGIVYRVQRIFDGKRLAIKCPHSNAHKNHVNNERNMLERFGGKSFIIKFEGSFKSGNNDCFVLEHVEHERPEVLKREIDINELQWYAYCMFKALACLHKEGVVHRDVKPGNFLFSRKLKKGYLIDFNLAMDLKQKYNFGSKSKPSLGASNNIPLPSGPSPVVPDKNLGGIKSLTSNRRELADHRKYSDINRHLKPKVNAGHLKNCPDKAVASLRRAQGADGSGITSAKDVTSTKTASADRLREPLPFRGRKELISLVQNSMQCATSSSMKSPSSQRKRVTAPSGKVDGRTLYLTPMPIHSSTVNLGLLRSKGDGKHKREGPCVGTKGFRAPEVLFRSQFQGLKVDIWSAGVTLLYLLIGKTSFPGEPEQSLKEIAKLRGSEELWEVAKLHDREASFPLELFDDQYLQSHDIESWCKAHTKRPEFVDQVPKSLFDLIDKCLTVNPRSRISVEEVLRHEYFAQCNDIMRKTRIIRRGLGLETSTSRAAV encoded by the exons ATGGCGACGCCGGAGTCAAACCTCGATCCAAACcccttcctccaagaacaatcaTGGCACCTCCTATCAATCCTCCTCCAGATCGGTCATCCAGTCGATGCAGAGTATTTATCTTCCCGTTGCGGTTTCTTCAATGCTTCCGCCGATTTCGTCCGTTACGTAGCATCTCTTCCCGATTCACCTCTCGCCGTTAACAGTAACGGTCTCCTTACTCCTTCCGTTAAAGCCGTTTTCGCCATCGCTAGGTTTTTCTCGTTTCAAGTCCCTAATTCAGCTCCATCATTCTCACGAAAACGCAAATCGGTTTTATCACTCACTGAAG GTGGAAGAGAACCGAAACGATTTGCAATTGGCGACAAAGTTCCAGAAATTTTCGTCAAG AGTTTTGTTGATACTTCTGCAGAGGCTATGAGAAGAAGCTTCTGTACAATGAAATTTGAGTCTCGGGTCATGCATGATGGGAATTATATGATTCCTATATGTATTGATACAGTTGGGGAATGTTCGGGTTGGTCAGAACCAAATTTTGAATACAAGGAAGCAGATAATGATACCACAACAAACACAGCCCAAGGAGTGATTTCTGACTCTCTGATCAATTCCAGTGAGTGTTTTTTCGTCAGTGATAGTGGTTTGAAGAAGCTTGAGGATTTAGATAGACTTCCGGAGCATAATGCTGCTGCGATTCTTGCTCTACCTGCTAGTGTCCAagatcaatcactttgtaatgaGGGCATTATCGTTGGTACTGAGTCAGGGAAAAAAGTGGATTGCTTTGACACATTTGGGAATGAATATCCTGAAGTAAACATAACCCATTATGTGGACGATGTTGATGTTTGTAGATATAATACTGGCAAAGATCCACAAAGTGAttctattgaaaaaaataaagaatatgaaaaaggtttAAAGGAAGAAGTGATTTATTATGACAAAGATAGAGGAAAGGAAGATGTGGCTCAGAGTTTTAAACCTGTTTGTGGAGAAGAACCAACCAAAGTTTTGGAATTTAAAAAGGGGACACATGTAAAAGATTTAGATAAAAACAAGAGAGTGAGAAACATGGTGACCCGCTCCACCAATAAAGCCGCACATACCTCTGCAAATCCAAAGTCAGTTCCTAAAACATCTCGCATATCAAAGGGAGGACTGAAATACGATCCACGCTCAATGACTCAAATTCTAGCAGACTCACTAGCTTGTAACAAACTCGAGGATGCTCCAAAAGTAATTGATCAACGTGAAGATGATCAGAACATTGTAGCAAAAAACAAACTAAAACAAAATCGTAAAGAAAACTTGGCAGAAGATAACTCCATGGCTTCTAAG GTGGAGAAAAAAACATTTCCATCTTTTGAAACTTTTAAAATAGAGGAAGAAGAAGGTTCAG GTGGTTATGGCATTGTTTACCGTGTTCAAAGAATATTTGATGGAAAAAGACTTGCTATAAAAT GCCCTCATAGTAATGCTCataaaaatcatgtaaataatgaGCGGAATATGCTTGAGCGTTTTGG GGGTAAAAGCTTTATTATAAAGTTTGAAGGTTCTTTCAAAAGTGGCAATAATGACTGCTTTGTCTTGGAACATGTTGAGCATGAGAGACCTGAG GTTTTGAAAAGAGAAATTGATATCAACGAGCTTCAATGGTATGCGTATTGCATGTTCAAGGCACTCGCGTGCTTGCACAAAGAG GGAGTCGTCCATAGAGATGTCAAACCTGGAAACTTCCTTTTCTCTCGAAAGCTAAAGAAAGGCTATCTTATTGACTTCAACCTTGCCATG GATTTAAAGCAGAAGTACAACTTTGGAA GTAAATCGAAACCAAGCCTTGGTGCATCCAATAATATTCCCCTCCCTTCTGGTCCTTCCCCTGTGGTCCCAGACAAGAATCTTGGAGGAATCAAGTCTCTAACATCCAATAGAAGGGAGTTGGCAGATCACAGGAAATATTCTGACATTAATAGGCATTTGAAGCCTAAGGTTAATGCTGGTCATCTGAAGAATTGTCCGGATAAGGCTGTTGCGAGTTTACGAAGAGCACAAGGAGCAGATGGCTCAGGTATAACCTCTGCCAAAGATGTTACTAGCACTAAGACAGCTTCTGCCGATAGGCTACGAGAACCCTTACCTTTCCGAGGAAGAAAGGAGCTTATCAGCCTTGTGCAGAATTCTATGCAATGTGCAACCAGTAGTTCAATGAAAAGTCCCTCTTCTCAGAGGAAAAGGGTTACCGCTCCTTCAGGCAAGGTAGATGGCAGGACACTTTATCTTACGCCGATGCCTATACATTCATCTACTGTTAATTTGGGGTTATTAAGAAGCAAAG GTGATGGAAAACATAAAAGAGAGGGTCCATGTGTTGGAACAAAGGGATTCCGTGCCCCAGAG GTTTTGTTCAGGTCTCAGTTTCAGGGACTAAAGGTTGATATTTGGTCGGCTGGAGTCACTCTACTATACCTGCTGATTGGGAAAACTTCTTTCCCTGGCGAGCCAGAACA GAGTTTAAAAGAAATTGCCAAATTGCGGGGCAGTGAAGAACTTTGGGAAGTGGCCAAGCTGCATGACCGCGAGGCATCATTTCCACTG GAGTTATTTGATGACCAATACTTGCAATCACACGACATAGAAAGCTGGTGCAAGGCTCACACAAAGAGACCAGAGTTTGTCGATCAAGTTCCGAAATCACTGTTTGATTTAATAGACAAGTGTCTAACAGTAAACCCAAGGAGTAGGATTAGTGTTGAAGAAGTTTTAAGGCATGAGTATTTTGCCCAATGCAATGACATCATGAGAAAGACAAGGATCATTCGACGTGGTCTCGGTTTAGAAACTTCAACTTCCAGAGCAGCAGTCTGA